The following proteins are co-located in the Vidua macroura isolate BioBank_ID:100142 chromosome 1, ASM2450914v1, whole genome shotgun sequence genome:
- the LOC128815350 gene encoding macrophage mannose receptor 1-like: protein MFSGLLLVFSLVHSSLQLADIKIFLLYNKVNRLCLEASIAQSVRTATCNQDNESQKFRWITDHQLMSMKLKLCLGVPLKKDQTMVTLYPCNQKSELQWWECRNESLLAIQGEDLFFSPGNEEHDNVLLKKELSAKNKWNIYGAMDILCSQGYEETFTLLGNAFGAPCVFPFMYQQQWWAECTAAGRTDGWLWCATTADYDTDQRYGFCPFGDKDSTWTTDLSTNVQYQINSDSALTWHQARKSCQQQNAELLSITDIHEQTYLKELTEGTDSALWIGLNRLDLSSGWEWIGGSPFQYLNWAPGSPSPESGKLCVVLNPETKAKWQNWDCDQKLGYVCKKRNFTLVPSGDPGPVTCPDGWVPYVDHCYKIFRDSKGWEAALKSCQKEGSCLASIQSLEEHSFMVSQLGYKPTDKLWIGLNDRKVQMYFEWSDGTPVTYTKWHLGEPSTTNNRPEDCVLIKGQNGYWADHVCEKKAGYICKRKATSQTAGEKESSLAGCKKGWRRYGTYCYFVGHLPATFSEANTTCEGEEGYLATVESRYEQAYLTSLVGLRPEKYFWLGLSDVQDQGAFSWANGEAVSFTHWDAGMPGNNRGCVAMRTGNAAGLWDVLDCETKQKYICKQWAKGATAPPIPTTALVPTCPEGWVSNNHRSSCFKCFCRSKNRKKSWFEARDFCRQIGGDLVTINIKEEMPLLVQAMRTSPCMFEIVWLGIFSLNPDEGFAWSDGSPVRYTNWDDSPRNSGRLQFCGSFRRTGYSQPWSLSVCQVQHNWVCQIKQGVSLKPEPIDTYEYKTTADGWVIYEDTLYYISKEQVSMERAQEFCRKNSADLAVVSSNSERRFLKRALKENESYRGEPVGYFIGLRVSLDKKFSWVDGTPVTYVAWAPNEPNFANNEENCVVMLSEHGLWNDINCGSANKFVCEKHNSSINSALPSPLPPGGCPESWIFFNNKCFKVFASNITRNLTWHAARDVCFKLGGNLATIPNEQVQAFLFYHLKYAITNVWIGMNDINKESTFLWTDGSTVSYTNWVNGAPEKQQSFFDFYEYETLTDDALETDCVFITKSDGKWRDDSCDNERGYVCQMNSLPSQPELPTTNPASGFTRYGDSSYSIISSEMQWEEARRSCQDKSAELASISDAYIHSFLWIQMLKNGKPVWIGLNSNMTGGYYKWTNNWKTRYTKWAAGEPKENNACVYLDLDGAWKTASCNESYFSVCMISDEIAPTDPAELPGDCPEGDELQAWIPYRDHCYYLEASAERTWALASLECARLGATLVSVENMDESHFLTHKIQPLGNKVGGFWIGLYQNVEGQWLWLDNAVLDFVNWEEKELDVEHRCVEITAPSGYWDKSDCSAEKGFICKKPKVEPNGSPIKQKEKKKNEEAHPPVHVSVWPLIFLAVLTVFGAGMAAYFYKRKRRNQLSTDSGNETLLR, encoded by the exons ATGTTCTCTGGGCTCTTGCTTGTTTTCTCACTTGTTCACAGTTCTTTGCAGCTGGCGG acattaaaatatttttactgtataATAAAGTCAACAGACTCTGCCTTGAGGCATCTATTGCACAGTCAGTTAGAACTGCCACTTGCAATCAAGACAATGAATCACAAAAATTCAGGTGGATCACAGATCATCAGCTTATGAGTATGAAACTGAAACTATGCCTGGGGGTGCCACTGAAGAAGGATCAGACCATGGTCACCCTGTATCCCTGTAATCAAAAAAGTGAGCTCCAGTGGTGGGAATGCAGAAATGAAAGCCTCCTTGCAATCCAAGgagaagatttatttttcagtcctgGTAATGAAGAGCACGATAATGTTTTGTTAAAGAAGGAGCTGAGTGCAAAGAATAAATGGAATATCTATGGGGCCATGGATATTTTATGTTCCCAAGGATATGAAG AGACTTTCACGCTGCTAGGAAATGCTTTTGGGGCCCCATGTGTTTTCCCTTTCATGTaccagcagcagtggtgggCGGAGTGCACGGCCGCGGGCCGCACCGACGGCTGGCTCTGGTGCGCGACCACTGCCGACTACGACACGGACCAGCGATACGGGTTTTGCCCGTTCGGAG ATAAAGACAGCACATGGACTACAGATCTGTCAACAAATGTTCAGTACCAAATAAATTCTGACTCAGCTCTCACATGGCACCAAGCCAGgaagagctgtcagcagcaaaaCGCAGAATTACTGAGTATCACAGACATTCATGAACAAACATACCTTAAAG AATTAACAGAAGGTACAGATTCTGCACTGTGGATTGGACTCAACAGATTGGACTTGAGTAGTGGGTGGGAGTGGATTGGAGGCAGCCCTTTCCAGTACTTAAACTGGGCTCCAG GAAGTCCGTCTCCAGAATCTGGAAAGCTCTGTGTGGTTTTGAATCCTGAAACAAAAGCTAAATGGCAAAATTGGGATTGTGATCAGAAACTTGGTTATGTTTGTAAGAAAAGGAACTTTACTTTGGTTCCTTCAG GTGACCCTGGGCCTGTTACCTGCCCAGATGGATGGGTGCCCTATGTGGATCACTGCTATAAGATCTTCAGGGACAGCAAAGGATGGGAAGCAGCTTTGAAGTCTTGTCAGAAGGAAGGGAGTTGCTTGGCCAGCATCCAAAGCCTTGAGGAGCACAGCTTCATGGTGTCTCAGCTTGGGTACA AGCCAACAGATAAGCTGTGGATTGGGCTGAATGACCGTAAGGTTCAAATGTATTTTGAGTGGAGTGATGGTACCCCAGTGACATACACAAAATGGCACCTGGGAGAGCCATCCACTACAAACAACAGGCCAGAAGACTGTGTCCTGATCAAGGGCCAG AATGGCTATTGGGCAGACCATGTCTGTGAGAAGAAGGCTGGCTacatttgtaaaagaaaagctACATCAcaaacagctggagaaaaagaaagtagcCTGGCAGGTTGCAAAAAA GGCTGGAGAAGATATGGGACCTACTGCTATTTTGTCGGACATCTTCCAGCaacattttcagaagcaaaCACCACTtgtgaaggagaagaaggttACTTAGCCACAGTTGAAAGTAG GTATGAGCAAGCCTATTTGACTAGCCTTGTTGGGCTGAGGCCTGAGAAATATTTCTGGCTTGGCCTCTCTGATGTGCAGGATCAAGGCGCTTTCAGCTGGGCCAATGGTGAAGCTGTCTCCTTCACACACTGGGATGCAGGAATGCCTG GAAATAATCGAGGATGTGTAGCCATGAGAACTGGGAATGCAGCTGGATTATGGGATGTTCTTGACTGTgagacaaagcaaaaatatatttgcaagcAGTGGGCAAAGGGTGCAACAGCTCCACCTATTCCAACTACTGCTCTGGTCCCCACATGCCCTGAAGGTTGGGTATCAAACAACCATAGGAGTTCCTGTTTTAAA TGTTTTTGCAGAtcaaaaaatagaaagaaatcaTGGTTTGAAGCTCGAGATTTTTGCAGACAAATAGGAGGGGATCTGGTCACCATTAACATTAAGGAGGAGATGCCATTACTAGTCCAAGCAATGAG AACCTCTCCCTGTATGTTTGAAATAGTTTGGCTGGGTATATTTTCCTTAAATCCAGATGAAGGATTTGCCTGGAGTGATGGCTCTCCA GTTAGGTACACAAACTGGGATGATAGTCCAAGGAATTCAGGACGACTCCAGTTTTGTGGCTCATTCCGTCGTACAGGATATTCTCAACCATGGTCTCTTTCGGTCTGTCAAGTACAGCATAACTGGGTTTGCCAAATAAAACAAG gAGTGTCATTAAAGCCTGAACCAATTGACACATATG AATATAAAACCACTGCAGATGGATGGGTCATATATGAAGATACGCTCTACTATATCAGCAAAGAACAGGTCTCCATGGAAAGAGCCCAAGAGTTTTGCAGGAAGAATTCCGCAGACCTAGCTGTTGTTAGTAGTAACAGTGAGAGAAGGTTCCTAAAGAGAGcactaaaagaaaat GAGAGCTATAGGGGAGAGCCAGTAGGATACTTCATTGGTCTAAGAGTGAGCCTTGATAAAAAGTTCAG CTGGGTGGATGGAACTCCAGTAACTTATGTGGCCTGGGCTCCTAATGAACCCAATTTTgcaaataatgaagaaaattgtGTGGTAATGCTTTCAGAGCACG gaTTGTGGAATGACATTAACTGTGGTTCTGCCAATAAATTTGTATGTGAAAAACATAACAGTTCTATTAATTCAGCATTACCTTCTCCATTGCCTCCCGGAGGATGTCCAgaaagttggattttttttaacaacaag TGTTTCAAAGTATTTGCTTCCAATATAACAAGAAATCTCACATGGCATGCTGCACGAGATGTTTGCTTCAAATTGGGAGGAAACCTGGCTACTATACCAAATGAACAAGTACAAG ctttccttttcTATCATTTGAAGTATGCCATAACTAATGTTTGGATTGGGATGAATGATATCAACAAAGAGTCCACATTTCTTTGGACAGATGGAAGCACTGTTTCCTACACCAACTGGGTTAATGGTGcaccagaaaagcagcaaagcttcTTTGACTTTTATGAGTATGAAACATTGACAGATGATGCTCTGGAG ACAGATTGCGTCTTCATCACGAAGTCAGATGGCAAGTGGAGAGATGATAGCTGTGACAATGAAAGAGGCTACGTGTGCCAGATGAATTCAC TTCCCTCACAGCCTGAATTGCCAACAACAAATCCAGCCTCTGGCTTTACTCGTTATGGTGACAGTAGCTATTCAATCATTTCATCTGAAATGCAATGGGAAGAGGCCAGAAGAAGTTGCCAAGACAAATCTGCGGAACTTGCCAGCATTTCAGATGCCTACATCCATTCATTCTTGTGGATCCAGAtgctgaaaaatggaaaacctGTATGGATTGGTCTTAACAGCAATATG ACTGGTGGCTATTACAAATGGACCAATAACTGGAAAACCAGGTACACAAAATGGGCAGCAGGGGAACCAAAGGAGAACAATGCTTGTGTTTACCTTGATCTTGATGGTGCTTGGAAAACAGCATCTTGCAATGAAAGCTACTTTTCAGTTTGCATGATATCAGATG AGATAGCTCCTACTgaccctgctgagctgcctggaGACTGTCCTGAAGGAGATGAACTCCAAGCTTGGATCCCTTACCGTGATCATTGCTACTACCTTGAAGCATCAGCTGAGAGAACCTGGGCACTGGCCTCCCTTGAGTGTGCTCGCTTAG GAGCTACCTTGGTTTCAGTAGAAAACATGGATGAATCTCACTTTCTGACTCATAAAATTCAACCACTTGGAAATAAAGTAGGAGGCTTTTGGATAGGACTTTACCAGAATGTGGAAG GCCAGTGGTTGTGGCTAGATAATGCTGTCCTGGACTTTGTTAACTGGGAGGAGAAAGAGTTGGATGTGGAGCATCGGTGTGTGGAAATAACTGCACCATCTGGCTATTGGGACAAAAGTGATTGCTCTGCAGAAAAAGGATTTAtctgcaaaaaacccaaag TTGAGCCGAATGGGAGTCCTATAAAGCAAAAAG